One Babylonia areolata isolate BAREFJ2019XMU chromosome 20, ASM4173473v1, whole genome shotgun sequence DNA segment encodes these proteins:
- the LOC143295309 gene encoding protein YIPF1-like yields MASSVTIDVDSEKSRDSELQFQDIPHDDDWTPMPKPQSSQDPGKTHTFTNFPHSAADSDDEDDSEKTEFIKDKKNASFWTFEYYQQFFDVETMQVGGRILGSMLPRPHRNYLESHIRPNPDLYGPFWICTTLVFTTGIAGNLANYLQAAGQNYQWVYDFHKVTFAATAIFSYWWVVPFILFGLLWWRGNPERYTFLELICLYGYSLAIYIPISLLWVIPVAWLQWLLVVLGAVLSGSALLLAVWPAFKEDKKQVAIGAMVLIFLLHGALAMGFMLYFFHVPSTAAGPTTLAPGKNTTLAPPVNPSHNIPTSLTLQNDNHPSQNNAQSAQGQQSQNVMQPPPGPAANAAVERPANQSNTGQDSVAHKPNPDAVPGRNKAPSQENAPPQQPPLSSQQSGKMGTGGAGPNAQ; encoded by the exons GAAAAGAGTCGGGATTCAGAGCTTCAGTTCCAAG ATATACCCCATGATGATGACTGGACTCCTATGCCTAAGCCCCAGAGTTCGCAAGACCCGGGCAAGACCCATACGTTCACTAATTTTCCACACTCTGCTGCAGACTCCGACGATGAGGATGACAGTGAAAAGACTGAA TTTATAAAAGACAAGAAGAATGCCTCTTTCTGGACCTTCGAGTACTACCAGCAGTTCTTTGACGTGGAGACCATGCAGGTTGGGGGGCGTATCCTTGGGTCCATGCTGCCTCGACCTCACCGTAATTACCTGGAGTCACACATCCGTCCCAACCCTGATCTGTATG GTCCCTTTTGGATCTGCACAACGCTGGTGTTCACCACAGGTATCGCTGGCAACCTGGCCAATTATCTGCAGGCTGCTGGACAGAACTATCAGTGGGTGTACGACTTTCACAAAG TGACGTTTGCGGCCACTGCCATCTTCAGCTATTGGTGGGTGGTTCCCTTCATCCTGTTTGGCTTGCTGTGGTGGAGGGGCAACCCTGAGCGCTACACATTCCTGGAGCTCATCTGCCTCTATGGCTATTCCCTGGCCATCTATATTCCCATCTCA CTGCTGTGGGTGATACCGGTGGCATGGCTGCAGTGGTTACTTGTGGTGCTGGGCGCGGTGCTGTCGGGTTCGGCGCTGCTGTTGGCCGTGTGGCCTGCCTTCAAGGAGGACAAGAAACAG GTTGCGATTGGGGCGATGGTCCTGATCTTCTTGCTGCATGGTGCACTGGCCATGGGCTTTATG CTCTACTTTTTCCATGTGCCCAGCACAGCAGCAGGGCCCACCACTCTAGCACCAGGCAAAAACACAACACTTGCTCCCCCTGTCAACCCATCGCACAACATCCCGACCAGTCTCACCCTCCAGAACGATAACCATCCCAGTCAGAACAACGCACAGTCGGCGCAGGGACAGCAGTCACAGAATGTGATGCAACCACCACCTGGACCCGCAGCGAATGCTGCTGTAGAGAGACCAGCCAACCAGTCAAACACGGGACAGGACTCCGTTGCACATAAGCCCAACCCTGACGCTGTGCCAGGCAGGAACAAGGCTCCCTCACAGGAGAACGCTCCCCCACAGCAACCACCGTTGTCGTCGCAACAGTCAGGAAAGATGGGGACTGGTGGAGCAGGACCCAACGCTCAGTGA